In Capillimicrobium parvum, a genomic segment contains:
- a CDS encoding DNA topoisomerase IB, with product MAVTTTKPPRIRLRRSDITVPGLRRRGRGKGFQYLDPDGQVVTDEEVLTRIAELAIPPAWQDVWICPYPGGHIQATGVDAAGRKQYLYHPRWRERRDQEKFDEMLDFARALPRMRERVQRDLEDRDDFGLERVLACAVRLLDRGFFRIGSEDYAVTNETYGLATMRKDHVSLSGETIVFDYPAKHGKRRVQAVIDPEVAVVVAALKRRRSGGEELLAYKRDGGWVDVRSADINGYLKEATGADFSAKDFRTWGATVLAAVAVAVSGRAAQTKTARKRVVTRAVKEVAHYLGNTPAVARSSYIDPRVFDRYQDGLTIGGVVDQLADDPDDTAIQGPVEEAVIDLIEGHEGRAIVPAEEVV from the coding sequence ATGGCCGTGACGACCACCAAGCCGCCTCGCATCCGCCTGCGGCGCTCCGACATCACCGTCCCCGGACTGCGGCGCCGCGGTCGCGGCAAGGGCTTTCAGTATCTCGACCCCGATGGGCAGGTCGTCACCGACGAGGAGGTCCTGACGCGGATCGCCGAGCTGGCGATCCCGCCGGCCTGGCAGGACGTGTGGATCTGCCCGTATCCCGGCGGCCACATCCAGGCGACGGGCGTCGACGCCGCGGGCCGCAAGCAGTACCTGTACCACCCGCGCTGGCGCGAGCGCCGCGACCAGGAGAAGTTCGACGAGATGCTCGACTTCGCGCGGGCGCTGCCGCGGATGCGCGAGCGGGTGCAACGCGACCTCGAAGACCGCGACGACTTCGGCCTCGAGCGCGTGCTGGCCTGCGCGGTGCGGCTGCTGGACCGCGGGTTCTTCCGCATCGGCTCCGAGGACTATGCGGTCACGAACGAGACCTACGGGCTGGCGACGATGCGCAAGGACCACGTGTCCCTGTCGGGGGAGACGATCGTCTTCGACTATCCGGCCAAGCACGGCAAGCGGCGCGTGCAGGCGGTGATCGACCCGGAGGTGGCGGTGGTCGTCGCGGCGCTGAAGCGCCGTCGGTCGGGGGGCGAGGAGCTGCTGGCCTACAAGCGCGACGGCGGCTGGGTGGACGTCAGGTCGGCCGACATCAACGGCTACCTCAAGGAGGCCACCGGCGCGGACTTCTCGGCCAAGGACTTCCGGACGTGGGGCGCGACCGTGCTCGCGGCGGTGGCGGTCGCGGTCTCCGGCCGGGCGGCGCAGACGAAGACGGCACGCAAGCGGGTCGTCACGCGGGCGGTCAAGGAGGTCGCCCACTACCTCGGCAACACACCGGCGGTGGCGCGCAGCAGCTACATCGACCCGCGCGTCTTCGATCGCTACCAGGACGGGCTGACGATCGGCGGGGTCGTCGATCAGCTGGCCGACGACCCGGACGACACGGCGATCCAGGGCCCGGTCGAGGAGGCGGTCATCGACCTCATCGAGGGCCACGAAGGCCGCGCGATCGTGCCGGCCGAGGAGGTCGTGTAG
- the ku gene encoding non-homologous end joining protein Ku, giving the protein MPRAIWTGAISFGLVTVPVRLYSAVNRKTVSFNQLDSSDNGRIAQKRINPRTGEEVPYERIVKGFAVAPDSYVVITNEELDALEPEKTRTIDIEDFVDQSEIDPIFYDHPYYLAPGPGGAKPYRLLLDAMRETNKVAIARVVIRSKESLVAIRPAGDVLEMSTMLFADEVADPTRIDELPDPDDVKTTDKELSIAKQLVDSLAGPFEPGKYKDEYREQVLALIERKAAGEEIAVQEAPEAAPTEVPDLMSALQASLDAVRGADKKDAPKRKSPAASRQKSAAKG; this is encoded by the coding sequence ATGCCGCGCGCGATCTGGACCGGTGCCATCTCGTTCGGGCTCGTCACCGTGCCCGTCCGCCTCTACAGCGCCGTCAACCGCAAGACGGTCAGCTTCAACCAGCTCGACTCGAGCGACAACGGCCGCATCGCCCAGAAGCGGATCAACCCGCGCACGGGCGAGGAGGTGCCCTACGAGCGCATCGTCAAGGGCTTCGCCGTCGCACCCGACAGCTACGTCGTCATCACGAACGAGGAGCTCGACGCGCTCGAGCCGGAGAAGACGCGGACGATCGACATCGAGGACTTCGTCGACCAGTCCGAGATCGACCCGATCTTCTACGACCACCCGTACTACCTCGCGCCCGGGCCGGGCGGGGCGAAGCCGTACCGCCTGCTGCTCGACGCGATGCGCGAGACGAACAAGGTGGCGATCGCCCGGGTCGTGATCCGCTCGAAGGAGAGCCTGGTCGCGATCCGCCCCGCCGGGGACGTGCTCGAGATGTCGACCATGCTGTTCGCCGACGAGGTCGCCGACCCGACGCGCATCGACGAGCTGCCCGATCCCGACGACGTCAAGACGACGGACAAGGAGCTCTCGATCGCCAAGCAGCTCGTCGACTCGCTCGCCGGGCCGTTCGAACCCGGCAAGTACAAGGACGAGTACCGCGAGCAGGTGCTGGCCCTGATCGAGCGCAAGGCGGCCGGCGAGGAGATCGCCGTCCAGGAGGCGCCGGAGGCGGCGCCGACCGAGGTGCCCGATCTCATGAGCGCGCTGCAGGCGTCGCTGGACGCGGTGCGCGGGGCCGACAAGAAGGACGCGCCGAAGCGCAAGTCGCCCGCCGCTTCACGTCAGAAGAGCGCCGCCAAGGGGTAA
- a CDS encoding ferritin-like domain-containing protein, with protein sequence MAVRTDTHGILSQARSEQREQIVEMLKKAYWMEIETVMSYVANSVNPDGVRAQEIIESLREDIQEELGHAQQFATRIKELYGVVPGSLEFSAEQTYLQPPDHQTDIVHVIKGVIEAESGAIDFYNQIIEATDDGDPVTNDMVIAILRDEEGHRRLFEGFLREYEAEGRA encoded by the coding sequence ATGGCTGTCCGCACGGACACACACGGCATCCTGTCCCAGGCTCGCAGCGAGCAGCGCGAGCAGATCGTCGAGATGCTCAAGAAGGCGTACTGGATGGAGATCGAGACGGTGATGAGCTACGTCGCCAACTCCGTCAACCCCGACGGCGTCCGCGCGCAGGAGATCATCGAGTCGCTGCGCGAGGACATCCAGGAGGAGCTCGGCCATGCGCAGCAGTTCGCGACGCGCATCAAGGAGCTCTACGGCGTGGTACCCGGCTCGCTGGAGTTCTCCGCCGAGCAGACGTACCTCCAGCCGCCCGACCACCAGACCGACATCGTGCACGTCATCAAGGGCGTGATCGAGGCCGAGTCCGGCGCGATCGACTTCTACAACCAGATCATCGAGGCCACCGACGACGGCGACCCGGTGACGAACGACATGGTCATCGCGATCCTCCGCGACGAGGAGGGCCACCGGCGGCTGTTCGAGGGCTTCCTGCGCGAGTACGAGGCCGAGGGCCGCGCCTGA
- a CDS encoding ATP-binding protein, with product MADVQLTLPARAENVAVVRHALGGLGEALELDPQILSDVKLAVTEACTNVVVHAYGEADGPMEVAASVDGPVLRVTVRDEGIGILPRPDSPGLGLGLPLIATLTESLELGRATDDRTEVAMVFRLERDGGRA from the coding sequence ATGGCCGACGTCCAGCTCACCCTGCCCGCCCGCGCCGAGAACGTCGCGGTGGTGCGGCATGCCCTCGGCGGCCTCGGCGAGGCGCTCGAACTCGATCCACAGATCCTGTCGGACGTGAAGCTCGCCGTGACCGAGGCCTGCACGAACGTCGTCGTGCACGCGTACGGCGAAGCGGACGGGCCGATGGAGGTCGCCGCCAGCGTCGACGGGCCGGTCCTGCGGGTGACCGTGCGCGACGAGGGCATCGGCATCCTGCCGCGTCCCGACTCCCCCGGCCTGGGGCTCGGCCTGCCGCTGATCGCGACGCTGACGGAGTCCCTCGAGTTGGGGCGCGCGACCGACGACCGGACGGAGGTCGCGATGGTGTTCCGGCTCGAGCGCGACGGCGGGCGCGCATGA
- a CDS encoding STAS domain-containing protein, producing MPPEFALTEDALDAERHVVAVRGEIDLFTAPELKQKLTDAIEGGKTRIVVDLSDTTFLDSTALGVLIGAVKRLRSRDGALVIVNVDQNIAKTFEITGLDQIFTILPERQAAISALDAEHTSS from the coding sequence ATGCCACCCGAATTTGCACTGACCGAGGACGCCCTGGACGCCGAGCGCCATGTGGTGGCCGTGCGCGGAGAGATCGATCTCTTCACCGCGCCTGAGCTCAAGCAGAAGCTGACCGACGCCATCGAAGGCGGCAAGACACGGATCGTCGTCGACCTGTCCGACACGACGTTCCTCGACTCGACCGCCCTGGGCGTGCTGATCGGCGCCGTCAAGCGGCTGCGGTCGCGCGACGGAGCGCTCGTCATCGTCAACGTCGATCAGAACATCGCCAAGACGTTCGAGATCACCGGCCTCGACCAGATCTTCACGATCCTGCCCGAGCGGCAGGCGGCGATCTCGGCGCTCGACGCCGAGCACACCTCCAGCTGA
- a CDS encoding HAD family hydrolase: protein MSAPAAILDIDGTLVDTNYEHTIAWYQAFRQHEVLLPLWRIHRHIGMGGDQLVEALAGREVDEERGDDIRAAESALYLAMIEMTEPLEGARDLIADLKGRGREVVLASSAKAKEVEHYLDALDARELVDSWTTSADVEATKPEPDLVLAALDKLDGDEAVMVGDTPWDVEAARRAGVDTIAVLTGGFSEQELREAGAVAVYDSIVALREGLADSPLG, encoded by the coding sequence TTGAGCGCCCCCGCGGCCATCCTCGACATCGACGGCACGCTCGTCGACACCAACTACGAGCACACGATCGCCTGGTACCAGGCGTTCCGCCAGCACGAGGTCCTGCTGCCGCTGTGGCGCATCCACCGCCACATCGGCATGGGCGGCGACCAGCTCGTCGAGGCGCTCGCCGGCCGGGAGGTCGACGAGGAGCGCGGCGACGACATCCGCGCCGCCGAGAGCGCTCTGTACCTCGCGATGATCGAGATGACCGAGCCGCTGGAGGGCGCCCGCGACCTCATCGCAGACCTCAAGGGCCGCGGCCGCGAGGTGGTGCTGGCGTCGTCGGCGAAGGCCAAGGAGGTCGAGCACTACCTCGACGCGCTCGACGCCCGGGAGCTGGTCGACAGCTGGACGACCTCCGCCGACGTCGAGGCGACCAAGCCCGAGCCGGACCTCGTCCTCGCCGCGCTGGACAAGCTCGACGGCGACGAGGCGGTGATGGTCGGCGACACGCCGTGGGACGTGGAGGCGGCGCGCCGGGCGGGCGTCGACACGATCGCCGTGCTGACCGGCGGCTTCTCCGAGCAGGAGCTGCGGGAGGCGGGCGCGGTGGCGGTCTACGACTCCATCGTGGCCCTGCGCGAGGGACTGGCCGACTCGCCGCTCGGGTAG
- a CDS encoding glutamate synthase subunit beta: MGELGAFLKISRHGAIERPADQRVADYREFVLQRPDAELRDQGARCMECGVPFCHNGCPLGNLIPDWNDLVYRDRWQDAIRQLHATNNFPDFTGRLCPAPCEAACVLEINEGDAVTIKQIEAAIINRAWDEGWVVPQPPKVETGRSVAVVGSGPAGMAAAQQLRRAGHRVVLFERDESIGGLVRFGVPDFKIDKRVVERRVGQLTGEGVELRVGVDVGVDVTIDELRADFDAIVLATGSRVPRDLPIPGRELDGVHFAMDYLYGRNRWVASTDPTQPEPLGSVDPELIAPITARDKHVIVIGGGDTGADCVGNSLREGAKSVTQIEILDRPPDRRPDDQTPWPLWPLKYRRSYAIAEGEALQTAEQDYAVATTHFSGTGTAGEAGGRGRVTKVHFAQAENFAPIPGTEGEWDADLVLLAMGFLHPEQPLLDHIGVAKDQRGNVKAPAYITSEPDVFVAGDARRGQSLIVWAINEGRQCARMVDRYLAQITSPATVREPIHAGNVEPADEGPEGPPLHAQGGLLAAEER; encoded by the coding sequence ATGGGTGAGCTGGGCGCCTTCTTGAAGATCTCCCGCCACGGGGCGATCGAGCGGCCCGCCGACCAGCGGGTCGCCGACTATCGGGAGTTCGTGCTGCAGCGGCCGGACGCCGAGCTGCGCGACCAGGGCGCGCGCTGCATGGAGTGCGGCGTGCCGTTCTGCCACAACGGCTGCCCGCTGGGCAACCTGATCCCGGACTGGAACGACCTCGTCTACCGCGACCGCTGGCAGGACGCGATCCGTCAGCTGCACGCGACGAACAACTTCCCGGACTTCACGGGCCGGCTGTGTCCGGCACCGTGCGAGGCCGCGTGCGTCCTCGAGATCAACGAGGGCGACGCCGTGACGATCAAGCAGATCGAGGCGGCGATCATCAACCGTGCGTGGGACGAGGGCTGGGTCGTGCCGCAGCCGCCGAAGGTCGAGACCGGCCGCAGCGTCGCGGTCGTCGGCTCGGGCCCGGCGGGCATGGCGGCCGCGCAGCAGCTGCGCCGGGCCGGCCACCGCGTCGTGCTGTTCGAGCGCGACGAGTCCATCGGCGGCCTCGTGCGCTTCGGCGTGCCGGACTTCAAGATCGACAAGCGCGTGGTCGAGCGCCGCGTCGGCCAGCTCACCGGCGAGGGCGTGGAGCTGCGGGTGGGCGTCGACGTGGGCGTCGACGTCACCATCGACGAGCTGCGCGCCGACTTCGACGCCATCGTGCTCGCCACCGGGTCGCGCGTGCCGCGCGACCTGCCGATCCCGGGCCGCGAGCTCGACGGCGTCCACTTCGCGATGGACTACCTCTACGGCCGCAATCGCTGGGTCGCGTCGACCGATCCCACCCAGCCCGAGCCGCTCGGCTCCGTCGACCCGGAGCTGATCGCGCCGATCACCGCGCGCGACAAGCACGTCATCGTCATCGGCGGCGGCGACACGGGCGCGGACTGCGTCGGCAACTCCCTGCGCGAGGGCGCGAAGTCCGTGACGCAGATCGAGATCCTCGACCGCCCCCCGGACCGCCGGCCCGACGACCAGACGCCGTGGCCGCTGTGGCCGCTGAAGTACCGCAGGTCGTACGCGATCGCCGAGGGCGAGGCGCTGCAGACCGCCGAGCAGGACTACGCGGTCGCGACGACGCACTTCAGCGGGACCGGCACCGCCGGCGAAGCCGGTGGTCGGGGGCGCGTGACGAAGGTGCACTTCGCCCAGGCCGAGAACTTCGCGCCGATCCCGGGCACCGAGGGCGAGTGGGACGCCGACCTCGTGCTGCTGGCGATGGGCTTCCTGCATCCCGAGCAGCCGCTGCTCGACCACATCGGCGTGGCCAAGGACCAGCGCGGCAACGTCAAGGCGCCCGCCTACATCACGAGCGAGCCCGACGTGTTCGTCGCGGGCGACGCCCGGCGCGGGCAGTCGCTCATCGTGTGGGCGATCAACGAGGGCCGCCAGTGCGCGCGGATGGTCGACCGCTACCTCGCCCAGATCACCTCGCCGGCCACCGTGCGCGAGCCGATCCACGCGGGCAACGTCGAGCCGGCCGACGAGGGTCCCGAGGGCCCGCCGCTGCACGCGCAGGGCGGCCTGCTCGCCGCCGAGGAGCGCTGA
- a CDS encoding type 1 glutamine amidotransferase domain-containing protein, with the protein MANELQGRKIAILVANEGIEQVELVEPRNALEGAGAEVHLIAPEGGEVQAFNHLDKADTFPVDKPVSDASADDYDGLMLPGGVANPDTLRMHQDAVELVDGFVNAGKPIAAICHAPWTLIQAGAVRGRTMTSWPSLQTDLRNAGAEWVDEEVVVDNGLVTSRGPDDLPAFNAKMVEEFAEGAHDVREPARPARFEKSAILG; encoded by the coding sequence ATGGCCAACGAACTGCAGGGCCGGAAGATCGCCATCCTCGTCGCCAACGAGGGCATCGAGCAGGTCGAGCTCGTCGAGCCGCGCAACGCGCTCGAGGGCGCCGGCGCGGAGGTCCACCTGATCGCGCCCGAGGGCGGCGAGGTCCAGGCGTTCAACCACCTCGACAAGGCGGACACGTTCCCGGTCGACAAGCCGGTGTCGGACGCGAGCGCGGACGACTACGACGGGCTGATGCTGCCCGGCGGCGTGGCGAATCCCGACACGCTGCGGATGCACCAGGACGCCGTCGAGCTCGTCGACGGCTTCGTCAACGCGGGCAAGCCGATCGCCGCGATCTGCCACGCGCCGTGGACGCTCATCCAGGCGGGTGCGGTGCGCGGGCGCACGATGACGTCGTGGCCGTCGCTGCAGACCGACCTGCGCAACGCCGGCGCCGAGTGGGTCGACGAGGAGGTCGTCGTCGACAACGGCCTTGTCACGAGCCGCGGGCCGGACGACCTCCCGGCGTTCAACGCGAAGATGGTCGAGGAGTTCGCCGAGGGCGCCCACGACGTCCGCGAGCCCGCTCGGCCCGCGCGCTTCGAGAAGAGCGCCATCCTCGGCTGA
- the gltB gene encoding glutamate synthase large subunit — translation MTHRIKPPTAHGLYDPRYEHDACGVALVARLDNVASHEVIEKALTALENLEHRGAAGADKHTGDGAGILLQMPDRFFRGVVDFELPPAGQYGVAMCFMPRDDARREKLEQMLELNARVEGQRALGWRDVPIDEAHVGSTANASRPAIRQFFVGAGDGYTDDQDAFERKLYVIRRVCELAAGPDFYVPSFSSRTIVYKGMLISYQVPGFYPDLRDERMESAMGLVHSRFSTNTFPSWELAHPYRVIAHNGEINTLMGNVNWMRARESQLASRLFGGDLPKVLPVVRPGGSDSATFDNVLELLMLGGRSLPHAAMMMIPEAFRDRDDLTDELKAFYEFHGTFMEPWDGPAAVAFTDGRLIGATLDRNGLRPGRWVETHDGWVVLGSEAGLLGIEPERVKRLGRLQPGKLFLVDLEQHRIVEDEEVKRDISTSAPYREWIAEHQVHFDDLPDAHVTMTGVAPTYKRQLAFGYTQEDLRVLIAPMAAQGAEPIGSMGNDSALAVLSDQRPPLFSYFKQLFAQVTNPPIDPIREEVVMSLHTAIGPEGNLLEIAPTHAHQLTMKQPILRNLELEKLKQAGHDIFATHTVDITWPAEQGPDGLAARLAEICDECYIALGQGVNVLILSDRRMGAERVPIPSLLAVAAVHHHLVRAGNRLQCSLVLESGEPREVHHMATLIGYGCGAINPYLLFDTVDEMVTQGRIPGVDDVDTAERNVVKAIGKGLLKTISKMGISTIQSYCGAQIFEAVGLEKELIDRHFTGTASRIGGIGVGVLAREALDRHALAYPLTDGEVLPVGGVYAWRRDGEHHMWNPETIALVQHAVRSQNGNGPDKYREFARMVNEDATRKATLRGLMTFRDDDVEAIALDEVEPAKEIVKRFATGAMSLGSISREAHETLAKAMNHLGGRSNTGEGGEDPVRFTDDRRSAIKQVASGRFGVTIHYLVNADQLQIKMAQGAKPGEGGQLPGHKVDKYIGGIRHSTPGVGLISPPPHHDIYSIEDLKQLIYDLRCSNPSASVSVKLVAEVGVGTVAAGVAKANADHVLIAGHDGGTGASPLSSIVAAGVPWEIGLAETQQTLLANDLRSRITVQTDGQLKTGRDVAIAAMLGADEFGFSTAPLIATGCIMMRACHLNTCPVGIATQDPELVKRFKGQPEHVINYFFFVAEELREIMASLGVRTMDELIGRTDLLAPDAAIEHWKARGIDLGALLLMPELPEDAPRRRVRAPEPVLDDALDWELVRDAQTAIEDGARVALEYGIRNVNRCVGGILSSHIAARHGADGLADDAIEVRFTGSAGQSFGGWLAPGIAFTLEGDANDYTGKGLSGGVLAVRPPDGAGYPAEENVIIGNTVLYGATSGRAFFRGLAGERFGVRNSGARAVVEGVGDHGCEYMTGGRVVVLGRTGRNFAAGMSGGLAFVLDEDGTFASRCNPAALADLTTLDEADAIELRDLVAEHVERTGSPVGRRVLDTFEELLPKFVKVFPADYRRVLEQLAVEEAAMSTAGEGFVIEEEVPADG, via the coding sequence ATGACCCACCGCATCAAGCCGCCCACGGCCCACGGGCTGTACGACCCCCGCTACGAGCACGACGCCTGCGGCGTCGCGCTGGTGGCCCGACTCGACAACGTCGCCAGCCACGAGGTCATCGAGAAGGCCCTCACAGCGCTCGAGAACCTGGAGCATCGCGGCGCTGCCGGCGCCGACAAGCACACGGGCGACGGCGCGGGGATCCTGCTGCAGATGCCGGACCGCTTCTTCCGCGGGGTGGTCGACTTCGAGCTGCCGCCGGCCGGGCAGTACGGCGTGGCGATGTGCTTCATGCCGCGCGACGACGCCCGCCGGGAGAAGCTCGAGCAGATGCTCGAGCTCAACGCGCGCGTCGAGGGCCAGCGCGCGCTCGGCTGGCGCGACGTGCCGATCGACGAGGCGCATGTCGGCAGCACCGCCAATGCGTCGCGCCCGGCCATCCGCCAGTTCTTCGTCGGCGCCGGCGACGGTTACACCGACGACCAGGACGCCTTCGAGCGCAAGCTCTACGTCATCCGCCGCGTGTGCGAGCTCGCGGCGGGCCCGGACTTCTACGTCCCGTCGTTCTCGTCGCGGACGATCGTCTACAAGGGGATGCTGATCTCCTACCAGGTGCCGGGCTTCTACCCGGACCTGCGCGACGAGCGGATGGAGAGCGCGATGGGCCTCGTGCACTCGCGCTTCTCCACGAACACCTTCCCGAGCTGGGAGCTCGCCCACCCGTACCGCGTGATCGCCCACAACGGCGAGATCAACACGCTGATGGGCAACGTCAACTGGATGCGGGCGCGCGAGAGCCAGCTCGCGAGCCGGCTCTTCGGCGGCGACCTGCCGAAGGTGCTGCCGGTCGTGCGCCCGGGCGGGTCGGACTCGGCGACGTTCGACAACGTCCTCGAGCTGCTCATGCTCGGCGGGCGGTCGCTGCCCCACGCGGCGATGATGATGATCCCGGAGGCGTTCCGCGACCGCGACGACCTCACCGACGAGCTCAAGGCCTTCTACGAGTTCCACGGCACGTTCATGGAGCCGTGGGACGGGCCGGCCGCGGTGGCCTTCACCGACGGCCGCCTCATCGGCGCGACGCTGGACCGCAACGGCCTGCGTCCCGGTCGCTGGGTCGAGACCCACGACGGCTGGGTCGTGCTCGGCTCCGAGGCCGGCCTGCTCGGCATCGAGCCGGAGCGCGTCAAGCGCCTCGGCCGGCTGCAGCCCGGCAAGCTCTTCCTCGTCGACCTCGAGCAGCACCGCATCGTCGAGGACGAGGAGGTCAAGCGCGACATCTCGACCTCCGCGCCGTATCGCGAGTGGATCGCCGAGCATCAGGTCCACTTCGACGACCTGCCCGACGCCCACGTGACGATGACCGGCGTGGCGCCGACCTACAAGCGCCAGCTGGCGTTCGGCTACACGCAGGAGGACCTGCGCGTCCTGATCGCGCCGATGGCCGCGCAGGGGGCCGAGCCGATCGGCTCGATGGGCAACGACAGCGCGCTCGCGGTCCTCTCCGACCAGCGCCCGCCGCTGTTCTCCTACTTCAAGCAGCTCTTCGCGCAGGTGACGAACCCGCCGATCGACCCGATCCGCGAGGAGGTCGTCATGAGCCTCCACACCGCGATCGGTCCGGAGGGCAACCTGCTCGAGATCGCGCCGACGCACGCGCACCAACTGACGATGAAGCAGCCGATCCTGCGCAACCTCGAGCTCGAGAAGCTCAAGCAGGCCGGCCACGACATCTTCGCCACGCACACGGTCGACATCACGTGGCCGGCCGAGCAGGGCCCGGACGGCCTGGCCGCGCGGCTGGCCGAGATCTGCGACGAGTGCTACATCGCGCTCGGCCAGGGCGTCAACGTGCTGATCCTGTCGGACCGCCGCATGGGCGCCGAGCGCGTGCCCATCCCGTCGCTGCTCGCGGTCGCCGCGGTCCATCACCACCTCGTGCGCGCGGGCAACCGCCTGCAGTGCTCGCTCGTGCTCGAGTCCGGCGAGCCGCGCGAGGTCCACCACATGGCCACGCTGATCGGCTACGGCTGCGGGGCGATCAACCCGTACCTCCTGTTCGACACCGTGGACGAGATGGTGACCCAGGGCCGGATCCCCGGTGTCGACGACGTCGACACCGCCGAGCGCAACGTCGTCAAGGCGATCGGCAAGGGCCTCCTGAAGACCATCTCGAAGATGGGCATCTCGACGATCCAGTCCTACTGCGGGGCGCAGATCTTCGAGGCGGTCGGCCTCGAGAAGGAGCTCATCGACCGCCACTTCACGGGGACCGCCTCGCGGATCGGCGGCATCGGAGTGGGGGTGCTCGCGCGCGAGGCGCTCGACCGCCACGCCCTCGCCTACCCGCTGACCGACGGCGAGGTGCTGCCCGTCGGGGGCGTCTACGCGTGGCGCCGCGACGGCGAGCACCACATGTGGAACCCGGAGACGATCGCGCTCGTCCAGCATGCCGTCCGCTCCCAGAATGGCAACGGCCCGGACAAGTACCGCGAGTTCGCCCGGATGGTCAACGAGGACGCGACCCGCAAGGCGACGCTGCGCGGCCTCATGACGTTCCGCGACGACGACGTCGAGGCGATCGCGCTCGACGAGGTCGAGCCCGCCAAGGAGATCGTCAAGCGGTTCGCCACCGGCGCGATGTCGCTCGGCTCGATCTCGCGCGAGGCGCACGAGACGCTGGCGAAGGCGATGAACCACCTCGGCGGCCGCTCGAACACGGGCGAGGGCGGCGAGGACCCGGTGCGCTTCACCGACGACCGGCGCTCGGCGATCAAGCAGGTCGCCTCCGGCCGCTTCGGCGTGACGATCCACTACCTCGTCAACGCCGACCAGCTGCAGATCAAGATGGCCCAGGGCGCCAAGCCGGGCGAGGGCGGCCAGCTGCCGGGCCACAAGGTCGACAAGTACATCGGCGGCATCCGCCACTCGACGCCGGGCGTGGGCCTGATCTCGCCGCCGCCGCACCACGACATCTACTCGATCGAGGACCTCAAGCAGCTCATCTACGACCTGCGCTGCTCGAACCCGAGCGCGTCGGTGTCGGTGAAGCTGGTGGCCGAGGTGGGCGTCGGCACCGTCGCCGCGGGCGTCGCCAAGGCCAACGCCGACCACGTGCTGATCGCCGGCCACGACGGCGGCACCGGCGCGTCGCCGCTGAGCTCGATCGTCGCGGCCGGCGTGCCGTGGGAGATCGGGCTGGCCGAGACCCAGCAGACGCTGCTGGCCAACGACCTGCGCTCGCGCATCACCGTCCAGACCGACGGCCAGCTGAAGACCGGCCGCGACGTGGCGATCGCCGCGATGCTGGGGGCCGACGAGTTCGGCTTCTCGACCGCGCCGCTCATCGCGACCGGCTGCATCATGATGCGCGCCTGCCACCTGAACACGTGTCCGGTCGGCATCGCGACGCAGGACCCGGAGCTCGTCAAGCGCTTCAAGGGCCAGCCGGAGCACGTCATCAACTACTTCTTCTTCGTGGCCGAGGAGCTGCGGGAGATCATGGCCTCGCTCGGCGTGCGCACGATGGACGAGCTGATCGGCCGCACGGACCTGCTCGCGCCCGACGCGGCGATCGAGCACTGGAAGGCACGCGGCATCGACCTGGGCGCGCTGCTGCTGATGCCGGAGCTCCCCGAGGACGCCCCGCGCCGGCGCGTGCGCGCGCCGGAGCCGGTGCTCGACGACGCGCTGGACTGGGAGCTGGTCCGCGATGCGCAGACGGCCATCGAGGACGGCGCCCGGGTCGCGCTCGAGTACGGCATCCGCAACGTCAATCGCTGCGTCGGCGGCATCCTGTCGTCGCACATCGCCGCGCGCCACGGCGCCGACGGCCTCGCCGACGACGCGATCGAGGTCCGGTTCACGGGCTCGGCCGGGCAGTCGTTCGGCGGCTGGCTGGCCCCGGGCATCGCCTTCACGCTCGAGGGCGACGCGAACGACTACACCGGCAAGGGGCTGTCGGGCGGCGTGCTGGCGGTGCGGCCGCCGGACGGCGCCGGGTATCCCGCCGAGGAGAACGTGATCATCGGCAACACCGTCCTGTACGGCGCGACCAGCGGGCGCGCGTTCTTCCGCGGCCTGGCCGGCGAGCGCTTCGGCGTGCGCAACTCGGGGGCCCGCGCGGTCGTCGAGGGCGTCGGCGACCACGGCTGCGAGTACATGACCGGCGGGCGCGTCGTCGTGCTGGGCCGGACCGGGCGCAACTTCGCGGCCGGCATGAGCGGCGGGCTGGCGTTCGTGCTCGACGAGGACGGCACGTTCGCGTCGCGCTGCAACCCGGCCGCTCTGGCGGATCTCACGACGCTCGACGAGGCCGACGCCATCGAGCTGCGCGACCTCGTCGCCGAGCACGTCGAGCGCACCGGCTCGCCCGTGGGCCGGCGGGTGCTCGACACCTTCGAGGAGCTGCTGCCGAAGTTCGTGAAGGTCTTCCCGGCCGACTACCGGCGCGTGCTCGAGCAGCTCGCGGTGGAGGAGGCGGCGATGTCGACGGCGGGCGAGGGGTTCGTGATCGAAGAGGAGGTGCCGGCCGATGGGTGA